The Streptomyces sp. NBC_01197 genome window below encodes:
- a CDS encoding IS630 family transposase, which produces MPVALARPIALTAAVRERVKKMAYGHKTEYRLRVRAQVVLHAARGRSNARIARETGLHLDTARAWRGRFAAGGLPALADRKRSGRPARFTPVQVAEAKALACQLPAETGVPLSRWSCPELAAELTARGITDSVSASTVRRWLREDALKPWQYRSWIFIRAPNFRAKAQRVLDLYARTFEGVPLGEDEYVVSSDEKTSVQARCRCHPTLAPGRARAMRVNHEYGRGGALAYLAAYDVHQAKVFGRCEPKTGIMPFMALVEQVMTTEPYASAKRVFWVVDNGSSHRGQRAIDRLASRFPNAVMVHTPVHASWTNQIEIFFSIVQRKVVQPNDFTDLTQVRDRLRAFEDRYNAMAQPFRWRFTTSDLDDLLARLDRHTPADRQEESSVALAA; this is translated from the coding sequence ATGCCCGTTGCCCTGGCCCGCCCGATAGCCCTGACCGCCGCCGTCCGCGAGCGGGTGAAGAAGATGGCCTACGGCCACAAGACCGAGTACCGGCTGCGGGTCCGCGCGCAGGTCGTCCTGCACGCGGCGCGGGGGCGCTCCAACGCGCGGATCGCCCGCGAGACGGGCCTGCACCTGGACACGGCTCGTGCCTGGCGCGGCCGGTTCGCCGCCGGCGGGCTGCCGGCCCTGGCCGACCGCAAGCGCTCCGGGCGCCCGGCGCGTTTCACGCCCGTGCAGGTCGCCGAGGCCAAGGCGCTGGCCTGCCAGTTACCCGCCGAGACCGGCGTGCCGCTGTCGCGCTGGTCCTGCCCGGAGCTGGCCGCCGAGCTGACCGCGCGCGGGATCACCGACAGCGTCTCCGCGTCCACGGTGCGCCGATGGCTGCGCGAGGACGCGCTCAAGCCCTGGCAGTACCGGTCCTGGATTTTCATCCGCGCCCCCAACTTCCGCGCCAAGGCCCAGCGTGTCCTGGACCTGTACGCCCGCACGTTCGAGGGTGTCCCGCTGGGCGAGGACGAGTACGTCGTCTCCAGCGACGAGAAGACCTCCGTCCAGGCCCGCTGCCGCTGTCATCCGACCCTGGCCCCGGGCCGGGCCCGGGCGATGCGCGTCAACCACGAGTACGGCCGTGGCGGCGCGCTGGCCTACCTGGCCGCCTACGACGTCCACCAGGCGAAGGTCTTCGGCCGCTGCGAGCCCAAGACCGGCATCATGCCGTTCATGGCCCTGGTCGAGCAGGTCATGACCACCGAGCCCTATGCCAGCGCGAAACGCGTCTTCTGGGTCGTCGACAACGGCTCCTCCCACCGCGGCCAACGGGCTATCGACCGCCTGGCCAGCAGGTTTCCGAACGCCGTCATGGTCCACACCCCCGTCCACGCCTCCTGGACGAACCAGATAGAGATCTTCTTCTCCATCGTCCAGCGCAAGGTCGTCCAACCCAACGACTTCACGGACCTCACCCAGGTCCGGGACCGGCTCCGAGCATTCGAAGACCGCTACAACGCCATGGCACAGCCGTTCCGGTGGAGGTTCACCACCTCCGACCTGGACGATCTGCTGGCCCGGCTCGACCGACACACACCAGCCGACCGACAAGAAGAATCCTCCGTCGCCCTGGCAGCCTGA
- a CDS encoding carbohydrate ABC transporter permease, translated as MPRSTDMPRRASTPRRDDALVRAGRALRTVLLIALAALFLIPFYLLLRNGLSTEQDITSPAWTFFPAHLQWSNVRELFDDPAVPMARSLLNSALIAVATTLGTVLLASLAGYGLARIPYRHANKVFYAILGTLMVPAAVTFVPSFVLVSTLGWISTLRGLIIPTLFSAFACFIFRQYFLGFPQELEDAAKVDGLGYWRTYWRIVVPNSAPLFAAVGTIVFIGAWNAFLWPLVIGQDKNAWTVQVALSTFTTGQVVNIHELFIAAAVSIVPLLLVFLLLQRHIVAGVERSGIDD; from the coding sequence ATGCCCCGCAGCACCGACATGCCCCGCCGCGCCAGTACGCCCCGTCGGGACGACGCCCTGGTACGGGCAGGGCGGGCCCTGCGCACGGTCCTGCTGATCGCGCTGGCGGCGCTCTTCCTCATCCCGTTCTATCTGCTGCTGCGGAACGGGCTGTCCACCGAGCAGGACATCACCTCACCGGCGTGGACGTTCTTCCCCGCCCACCTGCAGTGGTCGAACGTCCGCGAGCTGTTCGACGACCCGGCGGTCCCGATGGCCCGCTCCCTGCTGAACTCGGCCCTGATCGCGGTGGCCACCACACTCGGCACGGTCCTGCTGGCGTCACTGGCGGGGTACGGCCTGGCCCGTATCCCGTACCGCCACGCGAACAAGGTGTTCTACGCGATCCTCGGCACCCTGATGGTCCCGGCGGCGGTGACGTTCGTACCGAGCTTCGTGCTGGTCTCCACGCTCGGCTGGATCTCCACACTGCGCGGCCTGATCATCCCGACGCTGTTCTCGGCGTTCGCCTGCTTCATCTTCCGCCAGTACTTCCTGGGCTTCCCGCAGGAACTGGAGGACGCGGCGAAGGTCGACGGCCTCGGTTACTGGCGCACGTACTGGCGCATCGTGGTCCCGAACTCCGCCCCCCTCTTCGCGGCGGTCGGCACGATCGTCTTCATCGGCGCGTGGAACGCCTTCCTGTGGCCGCTGGTGATCGGCCAGGACAAGAACGCGTGGACGGTGCAGGTCGCCCTTTCGACCTTCACGACGGGCCAAGTGGTCAACATCCACGAGCTGTTCATCGCGGCGGCGGTGTCGATCGTGCCGCTGCTGCTGGTGTTCCTGCTGCTGCAACGGCACATCGTGGCGGGGGTGGAGCGGTCGGGAATCGACGACTGA
- a CDS encoding ABC transporter substrate-binding protein — translation MTISRRRLLATSGSLALTGALAAACGSNTGRDDGSSGGNGPTLQQWYHQYGEAGTEQAVRRYAAAYRKATVKIQWRPGNYDQQTAAALLSSSGPDVFEVNGPTLDQIQGGQVTDLTDLFDGVKNDFNQAVLAPKTHDGKIWGIPQTIDTQLLYYRKSLLKDANVQPPQTLDELVDAAKTLTDKKVKGLFLGNDGGAGVLGGTPLYAAGLSLVTEDGKTGFDDPAAARTLAKFHRLYADKSLLLGAPADWSDPSAFVQGLTAMQWCGLWALPAVKKALGDDFGVLPFPKDGAAGKPSVPVGAYSSAVSAHSKHRAEAKEFAQWLWIERTSYQEDFALSYGFHIPARISLAKKAAKLREGAAADAVRYATDSGWAQPLLWTPACQVAYQDALNRIIKDGANPETEVKAVVRKTNGELQRVQKKS, via the coding sequence ATGACCATCAGCCGCAGGCGACTTCTCGCCACCAGTGGCAGCCTCGCACTGACGGGGGCACTCGCCGCCGCGTGCGGGTCCAACACGGGCCGGGACGACGGAAGTTCGGGCGGCAACGGGCCCACGCTCCAGCAGTGGTACCACCAGTACGGCGAGGCCGGGACCGAGCAGGCCGTGCGGCGGTACGCGGCCGCCTACCGCAAGGCGACCGTCAAGATCCAGTGGCGGCCGGGCAATTACGACCAGCAGACCGCCGCCGCGCTGCTGTCCTCGTCGGGCCCCGACGTCTTCGAGGTGAACGGCCCGACCCTGGACCAGATCCAGGGCGGCCAGGTCACCGATCTGACCGATCTCTTCGACGGGGTGAAGAACGACTTCAACCAGGCGGTTCTCGCGCCGAAGACCCACGACGGGAAGATCTGGGGCATCCCGCAGACCATCGACACCCAGCTCCTCTACTACCGCAAGAGCCTGCTCAAGGACGCGAACGTCCAGCCGCCGCAGACGCTCGACGAACTCGTGGACGCGGCAAAGACGTTGACCGACAAGAAGGTCAAGGGCCTGTTCCTCGGCAACGACGGCGGCGCGGGCGTTCTCGGCGGCACTCCGCTCTACGCGGCCGGGCTCAGCCTCGTCACCGAGGACGGGAAGACGGGCTTCGACGATCCGGCTGCGGCCCGCACGCTGGCCAAGTTCCACCGGCTGTACGCCGACAAGTCGCTGCTGCTCGGCGCACCGGCGGACTGGTCCGACCCGTCCGCGTTCGTGCAGGGGCTCACCGCCATGCAGTGGTGCGGCCTGTGGGCACTTCCCGCGGTCAAGAAGGCGCTGGGTGACGACTTCGGCGTGCTCCCCTTCCCCAAGGACGGCGCGGCCGGAAAGCCCTCCGTCCCGGTCGGGGCGTACAGCTCGGCGGTCAGCGCACACAGCAAACACCGCGCAGAGGCCAAGGAGTTCGCCCAGTGGCTGTGGATCGAACGGACCTCGTACCAGGAGGATTTCGCCCTCTCGTACGGATTCCACATCCCGGCCCGGATCTCCCTCGCGAAGAAGGCGGCGAAGCTGCGGGAGGGGGCGGCGGCGGACGCGGTCCGGTACGCCACCGACAGCGGCTGGGCCCAGCCGCTGCTGTGGACACCCGCCTGCCAGGTCGCGTACCAGGACGCCCTCAACCGGATCATCAAGGACGGCGCCAACCCGGAGACCGAGGTCAAGGCGGTCGTCCGCAAGACCAACGGTGAGCTCCAGCGGGTACAGAAGAAGTCGTGA
- a CDS encoding alpha/beta fold hydrolase, translating to MSARTTPRRRTAVFATAALAAVVTGALVACGNSTASAADAPARSSRPSATTTAGSSLHMISNNGHKLAFQVTPGHLPAIVLDAGGGLDSSQWQKIAPALAKKTGSEVITYDRSGIGQSDEVVGAWNPQNAASDLEAGLTKLGATHDVVLVSHSQAGEVATYFAKKHPKWVSGAVLVDASLPNFYTDGETARIEAANRAQVAQLDGQVSTKEIRQLLATADNYGPMHHAYHQTSWPQSVPATVIASAKTPFDTPADAQLWRDAQTRFAKAASNRNLVVAKGSSHDVPADRPDVVIKAVAAMAKAHG from the coding sequence ATGAGTGCACGCACGACGCCGCGTCGCCGTACGGCAGTGTTCGCGACAGCGGCCCTGGCCGCGGTCGTGACGGGGGCCCTCGTGGCCTGCGGGAACTCCACCGCTTCCGCCGCGGACGCACCGGCCCGGTCGAGCCGGCCGTCGGCCACCACTACCGCGGGTTCTTCACTCCACATGATTTCGAACAACGGTCACAAACTGGCCTTCCAAGTCACGCCCGGCCACCTTCCGGCCATCGTCCTGGACGCAGGCGGGGGCCTGGACTCGTCGCAGTGGCAGAAGATCGCTCCTGCCCTGGCCAAGAAGACCGGATCCGAGGTCATCACTTATGACCGCTCCGGAATCGGGCAGAGTGACGAGGTCGTCGGCGCCTGGAACCCGCAGAACGCCGCTTCCGACCTGGAGGCCGGCCTCACCAAGCTGGGCGCCACCCATGACGTGGTTCTCGTCTCGCACTCCCAGGCGGGCGAGGTCGCCACGTACTTCGCGAAGAAGCACCCGAAATGGGTCTCGGGCGCCGTCCTCGTCGACGCCAGCCTGCCGAATTTCTACACGGACGGCGAAACCGCGAGGATCGAGGCCGCGAACCGGGCACAGGTGGCGCAACTCGACGGCCAGGTCTCGACGAAGGAAATCCGCCAGCTGCTGGCCACGGCGGACAACTACGGCCCGATGCACCACGCTTACCACCAGACCTCCTGGCCGCAGAGTGTCCCCGCGACGGTGATCGCGTCAGCGAAGACGCCCTTCGACACCCCCGCGGACGCACAGCTGTGGCGGGACGCCCAGACCCGGTTCGCGAAGGCCGCCTCCAACCGGAACCTTGTCGTCGCGAAGGGAAGCTCTCACGACGTTCCGGCTGACCGTCCGGACGTCGTCATCAAGGCGGTCGCAGCCATGGCGAAGGCGCACGGCTGA
- a CDS encoding carbohydrate ABC transporter permease, which translates to MSSSGYRRSREGPVRHRTLWFWIFVGPFAAGLGLFTYVPLLWSLYLSFFDAHNTVSPTHFIGLGNYTSMLSDGAFTSSLWTFAVFSLFIVPATYVLSLALALMVNRLRFAQSFFRSVFFLPAACSYVVASMIWKLSIFNGVRFGLANTVLGWFGADQTAWLSTTHPPWYWLVIVTLRLWLQAGFYMVLFLAGLQRIAPQLYEAAAVDGARPGWQVFRHITFPQLRATSVAVVLLLVINAFQAFDEFYNLLSDSRGYPPYARPPLVYLYYTALGQGQNLGLGSAGAVILALIIAVVTIVQARWFGLGRTED; encoded by the coding sequence GTGAGCTCCAGCGGGTACAGAAGAAGTCGTGAGGGACCAGTGAGACACCGCACGCTCTGGTTCTGGATCTTCGTCGGACCCTTCGCCGCCGGCCTCGGGCTCTTCACGTACGTACCGCTGCTGTGGAGCCTCTACCTGAGTTTCTTCGACGCCCACAACACGGTCTCACCGACGCACTTCATCGGCCTCGGCAACTACACGTCGATGCTGAGCGACGGCGCGTTCACCTCCAGTCTGTGGACGTTCGCGGTCTTCTCACTGTTCATCGTCCCGGCGACGTACGTGCTCTCGCTCGCCCTGGCGCTGATGGTGAACCGGCTGCGGTTCGCGCAGTCCTTCTTCCGGTCGGTCTTCTTCCTCCCGGCGGCCTGCTCCTATGTGGTCGCCTCGATGATCTGGAAGCTCTCCATCTTCAACGGGGTCCGGTTCGGGCTGGCGAACACCGTGCTCGGCTGGTTCGGCGCGGACCAGACCGCGTGGCTCTCGACGACCCACCCGCCCTGGTACTGGCTGGTGATCGTGACCCTGCGGCTCTGGCTCCAGGCGGGGTTCTACATGGTGCTGTTCCTCGCCGGGCTCCAGCGGATCGCGCCGCAGCTGTACGAGGCGGCCGCCGTCGACGGTGCGCGCCCCGGCTGGCAGGTCTTCCGGCACATCACGTTCCCGCAGCTGCGGGCGACCTCGGTCGCCGTGGTGCTGCTGCTCGTGATCAACGCGTTCCAGGCGTTCGACGAGTTCTACAACCTGCTGAGCGACTCCCGGGGCTATCCGCCGTACGCGCGGCCGCCGCTCGTGTACCTCTACTACACGGCGCTCGGGCAGGGGCAGAACCTCGGTCTGGGCAGTGCGGGGGCGGTCATTCTCGCCCTGATCATCGCGGTGGTGACGATCGTCCAGGCCCGCTGGTTCGGGCTCGGCAGGACGGAGGACTGA
- the ppdK gene encoding pyruvate, phosphate dikinase, whose protein sequence is MPESKNAEPYVTQAQAPQKFVYDFTEGNRNLKDLLGGKGANLAEMTNLGLPVPPGFTITTEACKTYLGSGDEPVELRDEVSAHLAALEKKMGKELGQADNPLLVSVRSGAKFSMPGMMDTVLNIGLSDKSVVGLTKQSGDERFAWDSYRRLIQMFGKTVLDVDGELFEEALEAAKKAKKVSVDTDLEAADLKKLVSRFKKIVKQAAGRDFPQDPREQMDLAIRAVFESWNTDRAKLYRRQERIPGDLGTAVNICSMVFGNLGPDSGTGVAFTRDPASGHQGVYGDYLQNAQGEDVVAGIRNTVALADLEKIDKKSYDQLMQIMETLETHYKDLCDIEFTIERGQLWMLQTRVGKRTAGAAFRIATQLVDQGLIDEAEALQRVNGAQLAQLMFPRFDDTAKVDRIGRGIAASPGAAVGKAVFDSYTAIKWSRSGEKVILIRRETNPDDLDGMIAAEGILTSRGGKTSHAAVVARGMGKTCVCGAEEIEVDTKRRRLTAPNGVVVEEGDIVSIDGSSGKVYAGEVPVVPSPVVEYFEGRMHAGADDADELVEAVHRIMAYADRRRRLRVRANADNAEDALRARRFGAQGIGLCRTEHMFLGERRELVERLILADTDDEREKALGALLPLQKKDFIELFEAMDGLPVTVRLLDPPLHEFLPDITELSVRVALAESRKDANENDLRLLQAVHKLHEQNPMLGLRGVRLGLVIPGLFAMQVRAIAEAAAARKAAKGDPRAEIMIPLVGTVQELEIVREEADRVIAEVEAATGTELILTIGTMIELPRAALTAGQIAEAAQFFSFGTNDLTQTVWGFSRDDVEASFFTAYLEKGIFGVSPFETIDRDGVGSLVRSACEAGRATRPDLKLGVCGEHGGDPESVHFFHQVGLDYVSCSPFRIPVARLEAGRAAAQSDGSDSR, encoded by the coding sequence GTGCCGGAATCGAAGAACGCAGAACCCTACGTAACTCAGGCGCAAGCGCCGCAGAAGTTCGTTTATGACTTCACCGAAGGCAACCGCAACCTCAAGGACCTGCTCGGCGGGAAGGGTGCCAACCTCGCCGAGATGACCAACCTCGGTCTGCCCGTCCCTCCGGGCTTCACCATCACCACCGAGGCGTGCAAGACGTACCTCGGCAGCGGCGACGAGCCCGTCGAACTCCGCGACGAGGTCAGTGCGCACCTCGCCGCCCTGGAGAAGAAGATGGGCAAGGAGCTCGGCCAGGCCGACAACCCGCTGCTCGTCTCGGTCCGTTCGGGCGCCAAGTTCTCCATGCCGGGCATGATGGACACCGTTCTGAACATCGGCCTCTCGGACAAGTCCGTGGTCGGTCTCACAAAGCAGTCCGGCGACGAGCGCTTCGCCTGGGACTCCTACCGCCGCCTCATCCAGATGTTCGGCAAGACCGTCCTCGACGTCGACGGCGAACTCTTCGAGGAGGCCCTGGAGGCCGCGAAGAAGGCCAAGAAGGTCAGCGTCGACACGGATCTCGAAGCGGCCGACCTGAAGAAGCTGGTCTCCCGCTTCAAGAAGATCGTCAAGCAGGCCGCGGGGCGGGATTTCCCGCAGGACCCGCGCGAGCAGATGGACCTCGCCATAAGGGCCGTCTTCGAGTCGTGGAACACCGACCGGGCCAAGCTCTACCGGCGCCAGGAGCGCATCCCCGGCGACCTCGGCACCGCGGTCAACATCTGCTCGATGGTCTTCGGCAACCTCGGTCCCGACTCCGGTACGGGCGTCGCCTTCACCCGCGACCCGGCCAGTGGGCACCAGGGCGTCTACGGGGACTACCTGCAGAACGCGCAGGGTGAGGACGTCGTCGCGGGCATCCGCAATACCGTGGCACTCGCCGATCTGGAAAAGATCGACAAGAAGTCCTACGACCAGCTCATGCAGATCATGGAGACCCTGGAGACCCACTACAAGGATCTCTGCGACATCGAATTCACCATTGAGCGCGGCCAGTTGTGGATGCTCCAGACCCGCGTCGGCAAGCGCACCGCCGGCGCCGCGTTCCGGATCGCCACCCAGCTCGTCGACCAGGGACTGATCGACGAGGCCGAGGCGCTCCAGCGGGTGAACGGGGCACAGCTCGCGCAGCTGATGTTCCCGCGCTTCGACGACACCGCGAAGGTCGACAGGATCGGGCGGGGCATCGCGGCATCACCGGGCGCTGCGGTCGGCAAGGCGGTCTTCGACTCGTACACCGCGATCAAGTGGTCGCGCTCGGGCGAGAAGGTCATCCTGATCCGCCGCGAGACCAACCCGGACGACCTCGACGGCATGATCGCCGCCGAGGGCATCCTCACCTCGCGCGGCGGCAAGACCTCACACGCGGCCGTGGTGGCACGCGGCATGGGCAAGACCTGTGTCTGCGGCGCCGAGGAGATCGAGGTCGACACCAAGCGCCGCCGGCTGACCGCGCCGAACGGTGTGGTCGTCGAGGAGGGCGACATCGTCTCGATCGACGGCTCGTCCGGCAAGGTGTACGCGGGCGAGGTGCCGGTCGTACCGTCCCCGGTCGTCGAGTACTTCGAGGGCCGGATGCACGCGGGCGCCGACGACGCGGACGAGCTGGTCGAGGCCGTCCACCGGATCATGGCGTACGCGGACCGGCGCCGCCGGCTGCGGGTGCGGGCCAACGCGGACAACGCCGAGGACGCCCTGCGGGCCCGGCGGTTCGGCGCCCAGGGCATCGGGCTCTGCCGTACCGAGCACATGTTCCTCGGCGAGCGCCGCGAGCTGGTCGAGCGGCTGATCCTGGCCGACACGGACGACGAGCGCGAGAAGGCGCTCGGTGCGCTGCTGCCGCTCCAGAAGAAGGACTTCATCGAGCTGTTCGAGGCGATGGACGGGCTCCCCGTCACGGTCCGGCTGCTGGATCCGCCGCTGCACGAGTTCCTCCCGGACATCACCGAACTCTCGGTGCGTGTCGCCCTCGCCGAGTCCCGCAAGGACGCCAACGAGAACGACCTGCGCCTTCTGCAGGCCGTGCACAAGCTCCACGAGCAGAACCCGATGCTGGGTCTGCGCGGGGTGCGTCTCGGACTGGTCATCCCGGGCCTGTTCGCCATGCAGGTACGGGCCATCGCCGAGGCGGCGGCAGCCCGCAAGGCCGCCAAGGGCGACCCGCGCGCGGAGATCATGATTCCGCTGGTGGGCACGGTCCAGGAGCTGGAGATCGTCCGCGAGGAGGCCGACCGCGTCATCGCGGAGGTGGAGGCCGCCACGGGCACGGAGCTGATACTGACCATCGGCACCATGATCGAACTGCCGCGTGCCGCGCTGACGGCGGGCCAGATCGCCGAGGCCGCGCAGTTCTTCTCGTTCGGCACGAACGACCTCACCCAGACGGTCTGGGGCTTCTCCCGCGACGACGTGGAGGCCTCGTTCTTCACCGCGTACCTGGAGAAGGGCATCTTCGGCGTCTCCCCGTTCGAGACGATCGACCGGGACGGGGTCGGCTCCCTGGTCCGCAGCGCCTGCGAAGCGGGCCGCGCGACCCGCCCCGACCTCAAACTGGGCGTCTGCGGCGAACACGGCGGCGACCCGGAGTCGGTGCACTTCTTCCACCAGGTGGGCCTGGACTACGTCTCGTGCTCCCCGTTCCGCATCCCGGTGGCCAGGCTCGAAGCCGGCCGGGCAGCGGCCCAGTCGGACGGCAGCGACAGCCGCTGA
- a CDS encoding DinB family protein yields the protein MCRSVSCGQAVRACSVSRWASDSWVYSGVVGMAAILPNRAGVLSRRSVTAEVGRWTVARKPLVRVPALSIGSPAMTHTDERDRPEPPLAGDETAALLGSLERQRATLAWKCGGLDAAGMRATVGVSSVTLGGLLKHMANVEDTHFARLLLGRGPGAPWDTVDWDAEPDWEWRSAAKDTPEQLMAFWQEAVARSRSVVEEALTHGGPEQLGRYTTSSGQSPNLRRILIDLIEEYARHIGHADLIRESVDGLVGE from the coding sequence ATGTGCAGGTCCGTCAGTTGCGGCCAGGCGGTGCGGGCGTGTTCGGTCAGCCGCTGGGCGAGTGACAGTTGGGTGTACTCCGGCGTCGTGGGCATGGCGGCCATCCTGCCGAATCGTGCCGGTGTCCTGTCTCGCCGATCCGTGACCGCTGAGGTTGGCCGCTGGACGGTAGCGCGAAAGCCCCTGGTCCGGGTGCCGGCCCTCTCGATAGGCTCACCAGCCATGACTCACACGGATGAACGAGACCGCCCGGAACCTCCCCTCGCGGGCGACGAGACCGCCGCTCTTCTGGGCTCCTTGGAGCGCCAGCGCGCGACCTTGGCGTGGAAGTGCGGCGGGCTGGATGCGGCTGGCATGAGGGCAACGGTCGGCGTCTCGTCGGTGACCCTGGGCGGCCTGCTCAAGCACATGGCCAACGTCGAGGACACCCATTTCGCCCGGCTGCTGCTCGGGCGGGGGCCGGGAGCCCCGTGGGACACGGTGGACTGGGACGCCGAACCCGACTGGGAGTGGCGCTCGGCCGCCAAGGACACCCCCGAGCAGCTGATGGCGTTCTGGCAAGAGGCCGTGGCCCGCTCCCGCTCCGTGGTCGAGGAGGCGCTGACCCACGGCGGCCCGGAGCAGTTGGGCCGATACACCACCTCCAGCGGCCAGTCACCCAATCTGCGACGCATCCTGATCGACCTGATTGAGGAGTACGCGCGGCACATCGGCCACGCCGACCTCATCAGGGAGTCGGTAGACGGCCTCGTCGGGGAGTGA